A portion of the Rhinopithecus roxellana isolate Shanxi Qingling chromosome 19, ASM756505v1, whole genome shotgun sequence genome contains these proteins:
- the MAPK7 gene encoding mitogen-activated protein kinase 7 isoform X2: protein MTDSQSSWDRENDTMAEPLKEEDGEDGSAEPPGPVKAEPAHTAASVAAKNLALLKARSFDVTFDVGDEYEIIETIGNGAYGVVSSARRRLTGQQVAIKKIPNAFDVVTNAKRTLRELKILKHFKHDNIIAIKDILRPTVPYGEFKSVYVVLDLMESDLHQIIHSSQPLTLEHVRYFLYQLLRGLKYMHSAQVIHRDLKPSNLLVNENCELKIGDFGMARGLCTSPAEHQYFMTEYVATRWYRAPELMLSLHEYTQAIDLWSVGCIFGEMLARRQLFPGKNYVHQLQLIMMVLGTPSPAVIQAVGAERVRAYIQSLPPRQPVPWETVYPGADRQALSLLGRMLRFEPSARISAAAALRHPFLAKYHDPDDEPDCAPPFDFAFDREALTRERIKEAIVAEIEDFHARREGIRQQIRFQPSLQPVASEPGCPDVEMPSPWAPSGDCAMESPPPAPPPCPGPAPDTIDLTLQPPPPASEPAPPKKEGAISDNTKAALKAALLKSLRSRLRDGPSAPLEASEPRKPVTAQERQREREEKRRRRQERAKEREKRRQERERKERGAGASGGPSTDPLAGLVLSDNDRSLLERWTRMARPPAPAPTSVPAPAPVPTPTPAQPASPPPGPVAQPTGLQPQPAGSTSGPVPQPACPPPGPAPHPTGPPRPIPVPAPPQIATSTSLLAPQSLVPPPGLPGSNTPGVLPYFPPGLPPPDAGGALQSSMSESPDVNLVTQQLSKSQVEDPLPPVFSGTPKGSGAGYGVGFDLEEFLNQSFDMGVADGPQDGQSDSASLSASLLADWLEGHGMNPADIESLQREIQMDSPMLLADLPDLQDP from the exons ATGACAGATTCCCAGAGCTCCTGGGACCGAGAAAATG ACACCATGGCCGAACCCCTGAAGGAGGAAGACGGCGAGGACGGCTCTGCGGAGCCCCCCGGGCCCGTGAAGGCCGAACCCGCCCACACCGCTGCCTCTGTAGCGGCCAAGAACCTGGCCCTGCTTAAAGCCCGCTCCTTCGATGTGACCTTTGACGTGGGCGACGAGTACGAGATCATCGAGACCATAGGCAACGGGGCCTACGGAGTGGTGTCCTCCGCCCGCCGCCGCCTCACCG GCCAGCAGGTGGCCATCAAGAAGATCCCTAATGCTTTCGATGTGGTGACCAATGCCAAGCGAACCCTCAGGGAGCTGAAGATCCTCAAGCACTTTAAGCACGACAACATCATCGCCATCAAGGACATCCTGAGGCCCACTGTGCCCTATGGCGAATTCAAATCTGT cTACGTGGTCCTGGACCTGATGGAAAGCGACCTGCACCAGATCATCCACTCCTCACAGCCCCTCACACTGGAACACGTGCGCTACTTCCTGTACCAACTGCTGCGGGGCCTGAAGTACATGCACTCGGCTCAGGTCATCCACCGTGACCTCAAGCCCTCCAACCTATTGGTGAATGAGAACTGTGAGCTCAAGATTGGTGACTTTGGTATGGCTCGTGGCCTGTGCACGTCGCCCGCTGAACATCAGTACTTCATGACCGAGTATGTGGCCACGCGCTGGTACCGTGCCCCCGAGCTCATGCTCTCTTTGCATGAGTATACACAGGCTATTGACCTTTGGTCTGTGGGCTGCATCTTTGGTGAGATGCTGGCCCGGCGCCAGCTCTTCCCAGGCAAAAACTATGTACACCAGCTACAGCTCATCATGATGGTGCTGGGTACCCCATCACCAGCTGTGATTCAGGCTGTGGGGGCTGAGAGGGTGCGGGCCTATATCCAGAgcttgccaccacgccagccTGTGCCCTGGGAGACAGTATACCCAGGTGCCGACCGCCAGGCCCTATCACTCCTGGGTCGCATGCTGCGTTTTGAGCCCAGCGCCCGCATCTCAGCAGCTGCTGCCCTTCGCCACCCTTTCCTGGCCAAGTACCATGATCCTGATGATGAGCCTGACTGTGCCCCACCCTTTGACTTTGCCTTTGACCGTGAAGCCCTCACTCGGGAGCGCATTAAGGAGGCCATTGTGGCCGAGATTGAGGACTTCCATGCAAGGCGCGAGGGCATCCGCCAACAGATCCGCTTCCAGCCTTCTCTACAGCCTGTGGCTAGTGAACCTGGCTGTCCAGATGTTGAAATGCCCAGTCCCTGGGCTCCCAGTGGGGACTGTGCCATGGAGTCTCCCCCACCAGCCCCACCACCGTGCCCTGGCCCTGCACCTGACACCATTGATCTGACCCTGCAGCCACCCCCACCAGCCAGTGAGCCTGCCCCACCTAAGAAAGAGGGTGCCATCTCAGACAACACTAAGGCTGCCCTTAAAGCCGCCCTGCTCAAGTCTTTGAGAAGCCGGCTCAGAG ATGGCCCCAGCGCACCCCTGGAGGCTTCTGAGCCTCGGAAGCCAGTGACAGCCCAGGAGCGCCAGCGGGAGCGGGAGGagaagcggcggcggcggcaagAGCGAGCCAAGGAGCGGGAGAAACGGCGGCAGGAGCGGGAGCGAAAGGAACGGGGGGCTGGGGCCTCTGGGGGCCCCTCCACTGACCCCTTGGCTGGACTAGTGCTCAGCGACAATGACAGAAGCCTGTTGGAACGCTGGACTCGAATGGCCcgacccccagccccagccccgacCTCTGTGCCAGCCCCTGCCCCAGTGCCAACGCCAACCCCAGCCCAACCTGCCAGTCCTCCCCCTGGCCCTGTAGCCCAGCCCACTGGCCTGCAACCACAACCTGCGGGCTCCACATCTGGCCCTGTACCCCAGCCTGCCTGCCCACCCCCTGgccctgcaccccaccccacTGGCCCTCCTAGGCCCATCCCTGTCCCTGCGCCACCCCAGATTGCCACCTCTACCAGCCTCCTGGCTCCCCAGTCACTTGTGCCACCCCCTGGGTTGCCTGGCTCCAACACCCCAGGAGTTTTGCCTTACTTCCCACCTGGCCTGCCACCTCCAGACGCCGGGGGAGCCCTTCAGTCTTCCATGTCAGAGTCACCTGATGTCAACCTAGTGACCCAGCAGCTATCTAAGTCACAG GTGGAAGACCCCCTGCCCCCTGTGTTCTCAGGCACACCAAAGGGCAGTGGGGCTGGCTACGGTGTTGGCTTTGACCTGGAGGAATTCTTAAACCAGTCTTTCGACATGGGCGTGGCTGATGGGCCACAGGATGG CCAGTCAGATTCAGCCTCACTCTCAGCCTCCCTGCTTGCTGACTGGCTCGAAGGCCATGGCATGAACCCTGCCGATATTGAGTCCCTGCAGCGTGAGATCCAGATGGACTCCCCAATGCTGCTGGCTGACCTGCCTGACCTCCAGGACCCCTGA